A genomic window from Candidatus Zixiibacteriota bacterium includes:
- a CDS encoding putative sulfate exporter family transporter: protein MDAKVQDGRRFRLSEDWLAVAIGLFLFLLSLATLGGWDLLGWVVTTKVWTSLAVALKPVSSGYGQLPGWLSLLLTYLFLLGLLSCGAMFLGVGLRKFASAFTLVFVISYVCWIAGGWAHIAATTNQHGSFGISWSLNLTSEAGYIIALIVGLLIGNFAPGWVGAMRGALLPELYIKTAIVVLGGFLGITAAEQLGLATSVIFRGLCAIVEAYLIYWALVYFVARKWFKFSREWSVPLASGISICGVSAAIATGSAIKARPVVPIMVSSLVVIFAVVELIALPFIAQHFLHDEPMVAGAWMGLAVKTDGAAVASGAISESLILAKAAEQGIRYQPGWIMATTTTVKVFIDTFIAVWAFILAWIWSAKIERTTGGRISAVQIWERFPKFIIGYIATFGAVILIGALSPGSVALTKAAMNQANVLRGIFFVMTFFTIGVVSDFRRLWAEGIGRLALVYVICLFGFIIWIGLVISWLFFHGVKPPLL from the coding sequence GTGGATGCCAAGGTTCAAGACGGTCGGCGATTTCGTCTGAGCGAAGACTGGTTGGCGGTGGCGATTGGTCTGTTCCTCTTCCTGTTGTCCCTGGCCACCTTGGGTGGATGGGACCTGCTGGGTTGGGTTGTGACGACGAAGGTCTGGACGAGTCTCGCGGTGGCCTTGAAGCCGGTCTCCAGCGGTTATGGCCAGCTCCCCGGCTGGCTGTCACTCCTCCTTACGTACCTCTTCCTGCTTGGCCTACTCTCCTGCGGGGCAATGTTCTTGGGCGTCGGTCTCCGGAAGTTTGCATCTGCATTCACGCTGGTGTTTGTCATCAGCTATGTCTGCTGGATCGCCGGCGGTTGGGCGCATATCGCGGCAACGACCAACCAGCACGGGTCGTTCGGCATATCCTGGTCACTCAACCTGACCTCGGAGGCCGGGTACATCATCGCTCTGATCGTCGGGCTGCTGATCGGCAATTTCGCCCCCGGCTGGGTCGGTGCCATGCGAGGCGCCCTGCTGCCGGAGTTGTACATCAAGACCGCGATCGTCGTTTTGGGGGGCTTCCTGGGGATTACGGCGGCGGAGCAACTGGGGCTGGCCACATCGGTCATCTTCCGGGGGCTGTGTGCCATCGTCGAGGCCTACCTCATCTACTGGGCGCTCGTCTATTTCGTGGCCCGCAAGTGGTTCAAGTTCAGCCGCGAGTGGTCGGTACCTCTGGCCAGCGGCATTTCCATCTGCGGCGTCTCGGCGGCGATCGCCACCGGCTCGGCGATCAAAGCCCGGCCGGTCGTGCCGATCATGGTCTCCTCCTTGGTCGTGATCTTTGCCGTCGTGGAGCTGATTGCGTTGCCCTTCATCGCCCAACATTTCCTGCATGACGAGCCGATGGTGGCGGGGGCCTGGATGGGACTGGCGGTCAAGACCGATGGCGCCGCGGTCGCGAGCGGCGCCATCTCGGAGTCGCTCATCTTGGCCAAGGCCGCTGAACAGGGCATCCGCTACCAGCCCGGTTGGATCATGGCGACGACGACAACCGTGAAAGTGTTCATCGATACCTTCATCGCGGTCTGGGCGTTCATCCTCGCTTGGATCTGGTCGGCGAAGATCGAGCGCACCACTGGGGGACGGATTTCGGCCGTCCAGATCTGGGAGAGATTCCCGAAGTTCATCATCGGGTATATCGCCACGTTCGGGGCTGTCATCCTCATTGGCGCCCTGTCGCCCGGGTCGGTTGCTCTGACCAAGGCCGCCATGAATCAGGCCAATGTTCTGCGCGGCATCTTCTTCGTCATGACGTTCTTCACGATCGGCGTCGTCTCCGACTTCCGGAGGCTGTGGGCCGAGGGGATCGGCCGTCTCGCCCTTGTCTATGTGATCTGCCTGTTCGGGTTCATTATCTGGATCGGGCTGGTGATCTCATGGCTGTTCTTTCACGGCGTGAAGCCGCCGCTGTTGTGA
- a CDS encoding response regulator transcription factor yields MAAPRRILVVEDEKDIGDLVVHYLQREGFTAYRVGDGRTALARAEKEKPDLIILDLMLPGIDGLEITRRLRQAEGTMLIPIIMLTAKAEESDKVIGLEMGADDYLTKPFSPRELLARVRSMLRRLERGEKAPSSYQYGPLQIDRARFELKVDGTPIALTAKEFGLLEAFLRARGRVLTREFLLNTVWGYDYYGSTRTVDVHVRHLREKIPLLAAAIVTVKNIGYKLRDEL; encoded by the coding sequence ATGGCAGCCCCACGACGAATCCTCGTCGTCGAGGACGAGAAGGACATCGGCGATCTCGTCGTTCATTATTTGCAGCGCGAGGGTTTCACCGCCTATCGCGTGGGGGACGGCCGGACCGCCCTGGCGCGGGCCGAAAAGGAGAAGCCCGATCTGATCATCCTCGATCTGATGCTGCCGGGAATCGACGGTCTGGAGATCACCCGCCGACTGCGCCAAGCCGAAGGCACCATGCTCATCCCGATCATCATGCTGACGGCCAAGGCCGAGGAAAGCGACAAGGTCATCGGCCTGGAGATGGGAGCGGATGACTACCTGACAAAGCCATTCTCTCCCCGCGAGCTTCTGGCGCGCGTACGCTCCATGCTGAGACGGCTGGAACGCGGCGAAAAAGCGCCCTCCTCCTACCAGTACGGTCCTTTGCAGATAGACCGCGCCAGGTTCGAGTTGAAGGTCGATGGGACCCCGATCGCGCTCACGGCCAAGGAATTCGGCCTGCTGGAAGCGTTTCTTCGTGCCCGTGGCCGGGTACTCACGCGCGAGTTCCTGCTCAACACCGTGTGGGGATACGACTACTACGGGTCGACTCGCACCGTCGACGTCCACGTTCGGCATCTGCGCGAGAAGATACCGCTGTTGGCTGCGGCAATCGTCACCGTGAAGAACATCGGCTACAAGCTGCGCGATGAGCTTTAG
- a CDS encoding ATP-binding protein, which produces MPRTWSIAGTIALVAAALGLWASGHWNAATLLLSVVVVLVGVWWSRLRAQRRLAGLTETATRFARGDWNARVPIDPYRRSDVLSELAHDFNQMADEVQWRFLESGRERDQLQAVLANMSDGVLAIDRQGIVRLVNDAFLRFYRSLLADPIGCHQAEAFRDRGLNELLERLLTGEAQESEELETMAPRRRILVARPAMIAAARDDDVWGVLVVRDVTARRRMEQMRRDFVANVSHELRTPLTAIIGYVSALRDLGVSGDEAGRFLDTVERNAARMDRIVGDLLELSRIEAPGYQLTRTEFPLPDLLEEIRSNTGHAFDLKRQTLTLETSSAVDRVYADRDALERMLMNLIDNAGKYTPDGGRINISTAFDGDDLVIVVADNGIGVPEADQARLFERFFRVDRGRSRDMGGTGLGLSIVKHLAEAHGGSASYEPNLPTGSRFIIRLPQTRPD; this is translated from the coding sequence ATGCCACGCACCTGGTCGATCGCCGGCACCATCGCACTCGTTGCGGCCGCACTTGGACTCTGGGCGTCCGGTCACTGGAACGCGGCCACGCTGCTTCTGAGCGTGGTCGTGGTCTTGGTGGGCGTTTGGTGGTCGCGATTACGAGCGCAACGGCGATTGGCGGGATTGACCGAGACGGCGACGCGTTTCGCGCGGGGCGATTGGAATGCTCGGGTACCGATTGATCCCTACCGCCGGTCGGATGTGCTCAGTGAGCTGGCCCACGATTTCAATCAGATGGCCGACGAAGTTCAATGGAGATTCCTGGAATCCGGCCGGGAACGAGATCAGCTTCAGGCCGTACTGGCCAACATGTCCGACGGCGTGCTGGCCATCGACCGACAGGGGATTGTTCGGCTGGTCAATGATGCGTTTCTCCGCTTCTATCGCTCCCTCCTCGCAGACCCGATTGGCTGCCACCAGGCTGAGGCCTTCCGTGACCGTGGATTGAATGAGCTTCTGGAAAGACTGCTGACGGGTGAAGCCCAGGAAAGCGAGGAGCTGGAGACCATGGCGCCACGACGCCGCATACTTGTGGCACGCCCCGCCATGATCGCCGCGGCACGTGACGACGACGTATGGGGCGTGCTGGTCGTACGCGACGTGACGGCCCGTCGCCGGATGGAGCAGATGCGCCGGGACTTCGTCGCGAACGTCTCCCACGAGCTACGAACCCCCCTGACCGCAATCATTGGGTACGTTTCGGCGCTACGCGACCTGGGGGTCTCTGGCGATGAGGCAGGCAGATTCCTCGACACCGTTGAACGAAATGCCGCCCGGATGGACCGTATCGTCGGGGATCTCCTGGAATTGTCGCGGATCGAAGCGCCGGGATACCAACTGACGCGCACCGAATTCCCCCTTCCCGACCTGCTGGAGGAGATACGGTCAAACACCGGGCATGCGTTCGACTTGAAGCGCCAGACACTGACTCTCGAGACGTCCTCCGCGGTCGATCGTGTTTACGCCGACCGGGATGCGCTGGAACGGATGTTGATGAATCTGATCGACAACGCCGGGAAATACACCCCCGACGGCGGTCGCATCAACATATCGACAGCATTCGATGGAGATGACCTTGTCATCGTAGTCGCCGACAACGGCATCGGTGTGCCCGAAGCCGATCAGGCGCGGCTGTTCGAGCGGTTCTTCCGCGTGGATCGCGGCCGGTCGCGCGACATGGGGGGAACCGGGCTTGGCCTGTCCATCGTCAAGCACTTGGCGGAGGCGCACGGTGGCTCCGCCTCGTACGAGCCCAACCTGCCGACCGGCAGCCGCTTCATCATCCGTCTTCCCCAGACCCGCCCAGATTGA
- a CDS encoding porin: MTLIRYALCASLLMGGAHWAKGEEPESDSLYDQLNQVTDQMAGVQERLAIAESDIAKLKKVKITGYVQARYEYHDDAIGSPALGTTSSDKKNQGQLLNRFFIRRTRLKAAFQASPNAAGAVSFDGSASGVSLKDAYVSVTEPWSQLTFTLGQFNWLFGYEISFSSSKREFPERARWARTLFPGERDRGVKVETSFLVEDRYTLGLQAGLYNGNGVDDKSFNSNDPNKSKDVIARATCGLGFLDFGVSGYWGKQFNPSDQSIPAQQPSTTDKIRYGVDAQYFYELPRLGGGVLKGELVAGKEPKNAKGFLSGDTTRNVLGLDIVWAQNLRERFQWISRLDFYDPDRDTEQDQTTTYGLGLIYFWDGNSKLKLIYEIPKTAGKNEVKDNTITLEWVYTI, from the coding sequence GTGACACTGATCCGATATGCACTGTGCGCCAGCTTACTGATGGGTGGAGCCCATTGGGCGAAAGGCGAGGAACCTGAAAGCGACAGTCTTTACGACCAACTCAACCAGGTCACCGATCAGATGGCAGGAGTGCAGGAGAGACTGGCGATAGCGGAGTCAGACATTGCCAAGCTGAAGAAGGTCAAGATCACCGGCTACGTGCAGGCGCGCTACGAGTACCATGATGATGCCATCGGCAGTCCGGCTCTGGGGACGACATCCTCAGATAAGAAGAACCAGGGGCAACTGCTCAACCGGTTCTTCATCCGGCGCACCCGACTCAAAGCGGCCTTTCAAGCCAGCCCGAATGCCGCGGGAGCGGTCTCCTTTGACGGCTCGGCATCGGGTGTCTCGCTCAAGGATGCCTACGTCAGCGTAACCGAACCGTGGAGTCAATTGACGTTCACCTTGGGGCAATTCAACTGGCTGTTCGGTTACGAGATCTCGTTCTCATCCTCCAAACGCGAATTCCCGGAACGGGCCCGGTGGGCGCGCACGCTGTTTCCGGGCGAGCGCGACCGCGGCGTAAAGGTGGAGACGTCCTTCCTCGTTGAAGACAGGTACACATTGGGACTTCAGGCGGGGCTCTATAATGGCAATGGCGTGGATGATAAGTCGTTCAACTCCAATGACCCTAACAAGTCAAAAGACGTCATCGCTCGGGCGACGTGCGGGCTGGGGTTCCTCGACTTCGGCGTGTCCGGATACTGGGGAAAACAGTTCAACCCCAGCGACCAGTCGATCCCCGCGCAGCAGCCGTCGACCACCGACAAGATCCGCTACGGCGTTGACGCACAATACTTCTACGAGCTTCCGCGCCTGGGCGGCGGTGTGCTCAAAGGCGAGCTCGTAGCCGGCAAAGAGCCCAAGAACGCCAAGGGTTTTCTCTCCGGCGACACAACCCGCAACGTGCTCGGGTTGGACATCGTCTGGGCGCAGAATCTCAGAGAAAGGTTTCAGTGGATCTCACGTCTGGATTTCTATGACCCGGACAGGGATACCGAACAAGACCAGACAACGACGTATGGTCTGGGTTTGATCTACTTCTGGGACGGCAACAGCAAGCTCAAGCTCATCTATGAGATCCCGAAGACCGCGGGTAAAAACGAGGTAAAGGACAACACCATCACTCTGGAATGGGTTTATACTATCTGA
- a CDS encoding phosphate ABC transporter substrate-binding protein, whose amino-acid sequence MKRITAFIVAASLMVAGIAVSGSAGRAITIKGSDTMVILGQRWAEVYMKEHPGIVIQVTGGGSGTGIAALINGTTDICQASRPMKPAEKTKMKERYFTQGTEIPVAKDGMTVYVSESNPVSQLTIEQLRKIYVGEITSWKDLGGPDADINLYGRENNSGTYVFFKDNVLEGEDFAPAVATLPGTASVVNAVSKDPNGIGYGGAAYAKGVKQCAVAVAADSVAYPPTKEMVENGKYPLARDLYWYLRTKPEGDIKKLVDWVLSPSGQAVVTETGYFPVASKATAGK is encoded by the coding sequence ATGAAGCGGATTACGGCATTCATCGTTGCGGCATCATTGATGGTGGCGGGAATCGCGGTCTCAGGGTCCGCGGGACGCGCCATCACGATCAAAGGATCGGACACGATGGTGATTCTGGGGCAACGCTGGGCTGAAGTGTACATGAAGGAGCACCCCGGCATCGTCATTCAGGTCACCGGCGGCGGCAGCGGCACTGGCATCGCGGCATTGATCAACGGCACCACCGATATCTGTCAGGCCTCGCGTCCCATGAAGCCGGCAGAAAAGACGAAGATGAAGGAACGCTACTTCACACAGGGAACCGAGATCCCGGTTGCCAAGGACGGCATGACGGTCTACGTGAGTGAGAGCAATCCGGTGTCGCAATTGACCATCGAGCAGTTGCGGAAGATCTATGTGGGCGAGATCACGAGTTGGAAGGATCTCGGCGGCCCGGATGCGGACATCAATCTCTACGGGCGGGAGAACAACTCCGGCACCTATGTCTTCTTCAAGGATAACGTCCTCGAAGGGGAAGATTTCGCGCCGGCCGTGGCGACGCTCCCCGGGACGGCCAGCGTTGTCAATGCGGTGTCCAAGGATCCCAACGGGATCGGTTATGGCGGCGCGGCCTACGCGAAGGGCGTCAAGCAGTGTGCCGTGGCTGTGGCGGCCGACTCTGTGGCCTATCCTCCGACCAAGGAGATGGTGGAAAACGGCAAGTATCCCCTGGCGCGCGACCTCTACTGGTACCTGCGCACCAAACCGGAAGGCGACATCAAGAAGCTGGTCGACTGGGTCCTGTCACCATCGGGACAGGCGGTTGTCACTGAGACAGGGTACTTCCCGGTTGCGTCAAAGGCCACGGCCGGGAAGTGA